In the genome of Gammaproteobacteria bacterium, one region contains:
- a CDS encoding DUF885 domain-containing protein, with product SISETPMIRKLLAVSLMTLLLAACGGEQAESTAPKVDPAASATSQLHQLFDDFWQSYLENNPGTASYIGDPRFNDRWGDPSVEAAAAEADQRREFLKRLDAIDRNVLSPMDQLNYDLFRISSENAIRQYEAGEHYYAINQRGGLQTQYRLASYMSFEDAEDYQDWISRLNALGDYAEAYTGLLRAAVEQGKVQPENIIRNIIPQLESQIVDSAEDSDFYAPFEEMAKKVSESDAERLRNEAKTAIENVVIPAYVAFKDFMENEYLPAARPAVGVWSVPGGRDYYKARVKNFTTTDLTPEEIHEIGLSEVKRIRGEMDKIIEEVGFEGSFEEFLTFLRTDPQFYYDTPEELLEAYRAISKKIDPEVVKLFGVLPRMPYGVIPIPDAVAPYTTTAYYNGPAADGSRAGFYYVNLYRPEVRPKYEMEALSIHEAVPGHHFQIALAMELGELPEFRRYGESYTAFVEGWGLYSESLGEDLGLYKDPYSKFGQLTYEMWRAVRLVVDTGMHYKEWTRQEAIDFFAANAAKTEKDIENEIDRYIGWPGQALAYKIGELKIKALRAEAEKALGDDFDIKAWHDHLLGAGSIPLSLLEKRMDDWVSEQKSVK from the coding sequence TTCGATCTCGGAGACACCCATGATTCGCAAGCTGCTCGCCGTATCCCTCATGACCCTGTTGCTGGCCGCCTGTGGTGGCGAGCAGGCCGAATCCACTGCGCCCAAGGTTGATCCCGCTGCCTCTGCGACCAGCCAGCTGCACCAGCTGTTCGATGACTTCTGGCAGAGCTATCTCGAGAACAATCCCGGCACGGCCTCCTACATCGGTGACCCGCGCTTCAACGATCGCTGGGGCGATCCGAGTGTCGAGGCAGCAGCGGCCGAAGCCGACCAGCGGCGCGAGTTCCTGAAGCGCCTGGATGCCATCGATCGCAATGTGCTGTCACCGATGGACCAGCTGAACTACGACCTGTTCAGGATCTCTTCGGAAAACGCGATCAGGCAGTACGAGGCCGGCGAACACTACTACGCCATCAACCAGCGCGGCGGCCTGCAGACGCAGTATCGCCTGGCCAGCTACATGTCCTTCGAGGACGCCGAGGACTACCAGGACTGGATCAGCCGCCTGAACGCCCTGGGTGACTATGCCGAGGCCTACACCGGCCTGCTGCGCGCCGCCGTCGAGCAAGGCAAGGTCCAGCCCGAGAACATCATCCGCAACATCATCCCGCAGCTGGAATCGCAAATTGTCGATTCCGCCGAGGACAGCGACTTCTACGCGCCGTTCGAAGAGATGGCGAAGAAGGTGAGCGAATCCGATGCCGAGCGCCTGCGCAACGAGGCGAAGACGGCGATCGAAAACGTCGTCATCCCTGCCTATGTCGCGTTCAAGGACTTCATGGAAAACGAGTACCTGCCGGCTGCCCGCCCGGCGGTGGGTGTCTGGTCGGTGCCGGGTGGACGCGATTACTACAAGGCCCGGGTGAAGAATTTCACCACCACGGACCTGACGCCGGAGGAGATTCATGAAATCGGCCTGTCCGAGGTGAAGCGCATTCGCGGCGAAATGGACAAGATCATCGAGGAAGTTGGCTTCGAGGGCAGCTTCGAGGAGTTCCTGACTTTCCTGCGCACGGATCCGCAGTTCTACTACGACACGCCAGAGGAGCTGCTGGAAGCCTACCGCGCGATTTCGAAAAAGATCGATCCCGAAGTCGTGAAGCTGTTTGGGGTCTTGCCGCGCATGCCCTACGGCGTGATCCCGATTCCGGATGCCGTCGCACCCTACACGACCACCGCCTACTACAACGGTCCGGCTGCCGACGGCTCCCGTGCAGGCTTTTACTACGTGAACCTGTATCGGCCCGAAGTGCGGCCCAAGTACGAGATGGAAGCGCTCTCGATCCACGAAGCCGTGCCGGGCCACCACTTCCAGATTGCCCTGGCCATGGAGCTGGGCGAACTGCCGGAATTCCGCCGCTATGGCGAGTCCTACACGGCCTTTGTCGAGGGCTGGGGCCTGTACTCCGAGTCGCTGGGCGAGGACCTGGGTCTCTACAAGGACCCCTACTCAAAGTTCGGCCAGCTGACCTATGAAATGTGGCGTGCGGTCCGCCTGGTGGTCGACACCGGCATGCATTACAAGGAGTGGACCCGCCAGGAGGCGATCGACTTCTTTGCCGCCAACGCCGCCAAGACCGAGAAAGACATCGAGAACGAGATCGATCGCTACATCGGCTGGCCGGGCCAGGCGCTGGCCTACAAGATCGGCGAGCTGAAGATCAAAGCCCT